The genomic interval GGAGAGTCCGGTCGGGTGATCACCTCGCACCATGCGTCGATGCTGTGTCGGTCTGCGTCCAGGAGCGCGGCGGGGAGCACGTCGATGTCCGCCGACACGGGTTTCGGAGACCCGTCCTGCCCCGTGGCGCGGATGCGCACGTGGTGGTGGCCGACCGGGGTCTCCCGTGGAGGGGTGAGGGTGAGTGCGCCGTTCGGGCTGAGGCTCACCCATCCGGGGTTCCCGGAGGACAGGATGGGTGTGCGGACGTGGGCAACGGGAGCAATGACGGAGGCGGCGCCGGCGCGGATGCTCACGCGCGGGTACGGGCAGCATGTGGAGGTTGCTGGCTCGTGGTGCCTCACGCAGCTTCCTCCTCTTCGACGACGTCCAGGGGATGGACCGTAGCCCCGGTGGCAGACACTCGGCCGGCCTCGAGGTCCTCGAGCAGGCGCTGGCACCATGTGGTCGATGCCTGAGGGCCCCCGTAGCCATCCGGGACGGCGAATCGCGTCCCGCGGGAGAGGTCCACGACCAGGTGACGGTCGACGCCGCCGACGCGGAGATCGCAGATCATGTACCGCTCGCTGCGGCATCGCACTGTGGTCCGGATAGGGCCTCGGGCCAGTCGGATCCCGGCGAAGGACAGCGAGTCGCCGGCGGTCCGACTGCTGAGCGGGTGGATCAGGGTGGTTGTCGTCATCGAATGACCTCCTTCGCCAGCGACAGTGGGCGGCGCGCCGCCGGACCTGCATCCGCGGAGCGTCACAGCATGCAGCTGACGCAGCCCTCGACCTCGGTGCCCTCGATCGCCATCTGCCGCAGGCGGATGTAGTAGAGGGTCTTGATGCCCTTGCGCCATGCGTAGATCTGCGCCTTGTTGACGTCGCGCGTGGTGGCGGTGTCGGGGAAGAAGAGCGTGAGGCTCAGGCCCTGGTCCACGTGCTTGGTGGCCTCGGCGTAGGTGTCCACGATCTTCTCGTAGCCGATCTCGTACGCGTCCTGGTAGTACTCCAGGTTGTCGTTCGTCATGAACGGCGCCGGGTAGTAGACGCGGCCGATCTTCCCCTCCTTGCGGATCTCGATCTTGGAGACGATCGGGTGGATCGACGAGGTCGAGTGGTTGATGTAGGAGATCGACCCGGTCGGCGGGACCGCCTGCAGGTACGCGTTGTACATGCCGTGGGTCTTCACGTCCTCGCGCAGCTGCTTCCAGTCGTCCTGGCTGGGCAGGTGCACGTTCGAGTTCGCGAACAGCTCGCGGACCTTCGCGGTGCGCGGCTCCCACACCTCATCGGTGTACTTGTCGAAGTACTCGCCGGTCCCGTACTTCGAGTTCTCGAAGTCGTAGAACGTCTCGCCGAGCTCCTTGGCGAGCCCCATGGAGGCCTTGATGGCCTGGTAGGTGACCGCGTAGAAGTACATGTTCGTGAAGTCCAGGCCCTCGTCGGACCCGTAGTAGATGCCCTCGCGCGCCAGGTAGCCGTGGAGGTTCATCTGCCCCAGGCCGATCGCGTGGGACTTGCGGTTGCCCTCGGCGATCGTGGGCACGGACTCGATGTCCGAGGTGTCCGAGACCGCCGTCAGCGCGCGGATCGCGGTGCTGATCGTGCGCTCGAAGTCCGGGGAGTCCATCGCCTTGGCGATGTTCAGCGACCCCAGGTTGCAGGAGATGTCGCGACCCATCTCGTCGTAGGTGAGGTCGTTGTTCATGTGCGACGGGGTCGCGACCTGCAGGATCTCCGAGCACAGGTTCGAGTGGGTGACCTTGCCGGCGATCGGGTTCGCCTTGTTCACCGTGTCCTCGAACATGATGTACGGGTAGCCGGACTCGAACTGGATCTCCGCGAGGGTCTGGAAGAAGTCGCGGGCCTTGATCTTCTTCTTCGCGATCCGCGGGTTGTCGACCATGTCGCGGTAGTTCTCGGAGATCGACACGTCCGCGTACGGCTTGCCGTACTCGCGCTCCACGTCGTACGGGGAGAACAGGTACATCGGCTCGTTGTTCTTCGCGAGCTCGAAGGTGATGTCGGGGATCACGACACCCAGCGAGAGGGTCTTGATGCGGATCTTCTCGTCCGCGTTCTCGCGCTTGGTGTCCAGGAACCGCATGATGTCCGGGTGGTGCGCGTGGAGGTACACCGCGCCCGCGCCCTGACGCGCACCGAGCTGGTTCGCGTAGGAGAAGGAGTCCTCGAGCAGCTTCATCACGGGGATGACGCCGCTGGACTGGTTCTCGATGTGCTTGATCGGCGCACCGTACTCGCGCAGGTTCGAGAGCAGCAGGGCGACGCCGCCGCCGCGCTTGGACAGCTGCAGCGCCGAGTTGATGCCACGGCCGATGGACTCCATGTTGTCCTCGATGCGCAGCAGGAAGCACGAGACGAGCTCGCCGCGCTGGGCCTTGCCGGCGTTGAGGAACGTGGGGGTCGCGGGCTGGAAGCGGCCGTCGAGCACCTCGTCGACGATCCGGCGGGCCAGCTCCTCGTCACCGCGGGCGAGGGTCAGGGCCACCATGACCACGCGATCCTCGAAGCGCTCGAGGTACCGCTTGCCGTCGAAGGTCTTCAGCGTGTACGAGGTGTAGTACTTGAAGGCGCCCAGGAACGTCGGGAAGCGGAACTTCTTCGCGAAGGCCTGCTCCGACAGCTCCTCGACGAAATCGAAGGAGT from Brachybacterium kimchii carries:
- the nrdE gene encoding class 1b ribonucleoside-diphosphate reductase subunit alpha; translation: MTTIHATAADRSATDFHALNAMLNLYGADGKIQFDKDRLAAREYFLQHVNPNTVFFHSLREKIDYLVENEYYESEVLDQYSFDFVEELSEQAFAKKFRFPTFLGAFKYYTSYTLKTFDGKRYLERFEDRVVMVALTLARGDEELARRIVDEVLDGRFQPATPTFLNAGKAQRGELVSCFLLRIEDNMESIGRGINSALQLSKRGGGVALLLSNLREYGAPIKHIENQSSGVIPVMKLLEDSFSYANQLGARQGAGAVYLHAHHPDIMRFLDTKRENADEKIRIKTLSLGVVIPDITFELAKNNEPMYLFSPYDVEREYGKPYADVSISENYRDMVDNPRIAKKKIKARDFFQTLAEIQFESGYPYIMFEDTVNKANPIAGKVTHSNLCSEILQVATPSHMNNDLTYDEMGRDISCNLGSLNIAKAMDSPDFERTISTAIRALTAVSDTSDIESVPTIAEGNRKSHAIGLGQMNLHGYLAREGIYYGSDEGLDFTNMYFYAVTYQAIKASMGLAKELGETFYDFENSKYGTGEYFDKYTDEVWEPRTAKVRELFANSNVHLPSQDDWKQLREDVKTHGMYNAYLQAVPPTGSISYINHSTSSIHPIVSKIEIRKEGKIGRVYYPAPFMTNDNLEYYQDAYEIGYEKIVDTYAEATKHVDQGLSLTLFFPDTATTRDVNKAQIYAWRKGIKTLYYIRLRQMAIEGTEVEGCVSCML